Proteins encoded in a region of the Anopheles aquasalis chromosome 2, idAnoAquaMG_Q_19, whole genome shotgun sequence genome:
- the LOC126581307 gene encoding neurofibromin isoform X4, whose product MATQKPGEWANSLLARFEEQLPYRTPARLSIDETMNCLIQISRYRFSLVISGLTKMLQRVNEIFIILQFQPPACRGHEPERCCYDSLIIILETLERCLSGQSKDTARFEEAMNVKLLLREICQFIDIQNENNQNATSLKALASKVLFALSQNHFGAVFNRISARLQELSTCAEENPDYSDIELIQHIDLDVHRLTKLLTETVQKFKSLKKSAHMILLSSLERALWNWIEFHPKEFEDLQRNPNEELSKCCETFFDILDSYSENKKARSAVWPLQIMLLVLSPKVLEEIVNADTGAPCSPRHLKKKHFMEGIKKGLGAHASSKQSTESAAIACVKLCKASTYININDANNVTFQLVQSVINDLKALLFNPAKPFSRGQGFNFQDIDLMIDCWVSCFRIKPHNNEALKVCLSLNSPPAYHFVIVSSLLKIVTQARLPWWPQIDLVYARSGELRGLFTDTLNKATQGYIAHTPLRMITSLTLKSNAQSRLTRPDEGPAHKALLLLMVRLIHADPMLLLNSLGKAGHEVQSSTLELINGLVSLVHQPTMPDVAQEAMEALLALHSPDKIEVWNPEAPINTFWDVSSQVLFSISQKLIQHQIANYTDVLKWLREILICRNTFLQRHKDYANVGSQIAICRQAHIKLEVVFFMYLWSVDLDAVMVSLSCFGLLCEEAEIRSGSDELTVGFILPNYHLYQELSHTSATLTSPQNVESRYSFFEHTHGRATLQRNIMSLLRKIEHCVNGVQPAWEETFRNWKFTSKLLLDYPKGKPEEGQAEVFHRSMGKRRASHQSSEHDLEEQITEWANMTWFLLALGGVCLQKPRNQRQAQQGYGLPIGTTGGPSLMQSTTSLSGSSSSSGRGSMHPIMGSLVSSIGPGTSQEVQYCPVTQFIGQLLRLLVCNNEKFGPQIQKHVKELVGQEMSAQLYPILFDQIRAIVEKFFDQQGQVVVTDINTQFIEHTIYIMKSVLDGRQSKDQNDQPANAEHLGVTSIENLMLAIVRYVRHLDMTVHAIHIKTKLCQLVEVMMKRRDDLAFRQEMKFRNKLVEYLTDWVMGTSHQIAPPGSGDVTIITRDLDQACMEAVAALLRGLPLQPEESDRGDLMDAKSALFLKYFTLFMNLLNDCVDGSEADKDTVNPPLLPPRPRVAAGKLTALRNATIQAMSNLLSANIDSGLMHSIDLGYNPDLQTRAAFMEVLTQILQQGTEFDTLAESVMADRFEQLVQLVTMISDKGELPIAMALASVVTTSQMDELARVLVTLFDAKHLLSPLLWNMFYREVEVSDCMQTLFRGNSLGSKIMAFCFKIYGASYLQGLLEPLIRPLLDEPTSSFEVDPARLEPSEDIENNRKNLIALTQKVFDAIVNSADRFPPQLRSMCHCLYQVLSKRFPNLLQNNIGAVGTVIFLRFINPAIVSPQELGIVGKQVPTQIKRGLMLMSKILQNIANHVEFSKEQHMLCFNDFLRAHFEAGRRFFIQIASDCETVDQTSHSMSFISDANVLALHRLLWSHQERIGDYLSSSRDHKAVGRRPFDKMATLLAYLGPPEHKPVDSHLLFSSYARWSSIDMSSTNFEEIMVKHQMHEKEEFKTLKSMNIFYQAGTSKAGNPVFYYIARRYKIGETNGDLLIYHVILTLKPFCHSPFEVVIDFTHTCSDNRFRTEFLQKWFYVLPEVAYENLYAAYIYNCNSWVREYTKFHDRILAPLKGCRKLIFLDSPAKLNDVIDPEQQKLPGATLSLDEDLKVFNNALKLSHKDTKVAIKVGPTALQITSAEKTKVLAHSVLLNDVYYASEIEEVCLVDDNQFTLSIANESSQLSFIHNDCDNIVQAIIHIRNRWELSQPDSVTVHQKIRPKDVPGTLLNMALLNLGSSDPNLRTAAYNQLCALTATFDLKIEGQLLETQGLCIPSNNTIFIKSVSETLATNEPHLTLEFLEECIQGFQRSTIELKHLCLEYMTPWLANLVRFCKPSDEGKRQKQVAMILEKLINLTIEQKEMYPSIQAKIWGSIGQIPELIDMVLDNFIHKSVSSGLGSPQVEIMADTAVALASANVQLVAKKVIGRLCRVMDKTCHSPTQYLEQHMMWDDIAILARYLLMLSFNNCLDVARHLPYLFHTVTFLVCTGSLSMRASTHGLVINIIHSLCTCTKPSFSEETQRVLRLSLDEFSLPKFYLLFGISKVKSAAVTAFRSSCRHPNDRWLGNERVSQAPPADRERLALPSLEVITEALLEIMEACMRDIPDCDWLQTWTSLAKSFAFCFNPALQPRALIVFGCISKSITDQDVKQLLRILVKALESFNDIVLLEALVMCLTRLQPLLRPESPIHRALFWVAVSVLQLDESTLYAAGLALLEQNLHTLNSQQLFDNQNIADVMMATREPLEWHFKQLDHAVGLSFKSNFHFALVGHLLKGFRHPTPTTVSRTSRVLTMLLGIIAKPHRRDKFEVTPDSVAYLTALVCFSEEVRSRCHVKHTVPRWPVESGGSGDSGSGSSSDPSAPNSAGGGPLSGGGVPGGPNAAGGHGVRRQKSWDMLDQSAIQYARQSHKVQQHQERGSRSSVSNESNVLLDPEVLPDSSTQALVLTVLATLVKYTTDEAETRVLYQYLAEGSIVFPKVFPVIHSLLDQKVNNVLSVSNDQIVLASVQSIIQNMLASEDASQQPLHFLQSCGFGGLWRFAGPFTKYNMMVESSELFVNFLEAMVETCLPVEESTPMPPSPRPYNLSSSLSSLTLGSPTDKAFSSESLDHDGFSGSVSSLRRASCSKARTTGSKHRFIDSPTHNI is encoded by the exons ATGGCAACGCAGAAGCCGGGCGAGTGGGCCAACTCGCTGTTGGCCCGGTTCGAAGAACAG CTCCCATACCGCACGCCGGCACGGCTCAGTATCGACGAGACGATGAATTGCCTGATACAGATCTCACGCTACCGGTTTTCACTCGTGATCTCCGGCCTCACGAAGATGCTGCAGCGGGTCAATGAAATT TTTATTATCTTACAGTTCCAACCGCCTGCCTGTCGTGGGCACGAACCCGAACGGTGCTGCTACGATTCGCTCATCATTATTCTCGAGACCCTCGAACGGTGCCTATCCGGACAGTCGAAGGATACGGCGCGTTTCGAGGAAGCCATGAACGTGAAGCTGTTGCTACGGGAGATTTGTCAGTTCATCG ATATCCAGAACGAGAACAATCAAAATGCCACCTCACTGAAGGCCCTAGCTTCGAAGGTGCTGTTTGCGCTCTCGCAAAATCACTTCGGTGCGGTGTTCAATCGCATCTCGGCCCGGTTgcaagagctcagcacgtgtGCGGAAGAGAACCCGGACTACAGTGACATCGAGCTGATACAGCACATCGATCTCGACGTGCACCGACTGACGAAGCTACTCACGGAGACGGTGCAGAAGTttaaatcgttgaaaaaaTCAGCTCACATGATCCTGCTCAGTTCGCTCGAGCGTGCCCTCTGGAACTGGATCGAGTTCCACCCGAAAGAGTTCGAAGACCTACAGCGTAACCCGAACGAAGAGCTGAGCAAGTGCTGTGAAACGTTCTTCGATATCCTGGACTCGTACTCGGAGAACAAGAAGGCACGATCCGCCGTCTGGCCACTGCAGATCATGTTGCTCGTGCTGAGCCCGAAGGTGCTGGAGGAGATCGTAAACGCGGACACAGGAGCACCCTGTTCACCGCGTCACCTCAAGAAGAAACACTTCATGGAGGGCATCAAGAAGGGTCTGGGAGCACACGCTTCCTCCAAACAGTCCACGGAATCGGCCGCCATTGCATGCGTGAAGCTGTGCAAAGCATCCACGtacatcaacatcaacgatgccaacaACGTTACCTTTCAGCTCGTGCAGAGTGTTATCAATGATCTGAAGGCGCTGCTATTCAACCCGGCGAAACCGTTCTCCCGCGGGCAGGGTTTCAACTTTCAGGATATCGATCTCATGATCGATTGCTGGGTATCCTGTTTCCGCATCAAACCGCACAACAACGAAGCGCTGAAGGTGTGCTTAAGCCTTAACTCTCCGCCGGCCTATCACTTCGTGATCGTCAGCTCGCTGTTGAAGATCGTTACGCAGGCCCGGTTACCGTGGTGGCCCCAGATTGATCTCGTGTACGCCCGATCGGGCGAACTGCGGGGACTGTTTACCGATACGCTTAACAAGGCAACGCAGGGTTACATCGCACACACGCCCTTGCGCATGATCACGTCGCTGACGCTCAAGTCGAACGCTCAGAGCCGGCTAACCCGTCCTGATGAAGGACCGGCACATAAGGCGCTGTTACTGCTGATGGTTCGTTTGATTCACGCCgatccgatgctgctgctcaacagCTTGGGAAAGGCGGGCCACGAGGTACAGAGCTCAACGCTGGAGCTGATCAATGGATTGGTTTCACTCGTTCATCAACCAACTATGCCGGATGTGGCGCAGGAAGCGATGGAAGCGCTCCTGGCGCTCCATTCACCCGACAAGATCGAAGTGTGGAATCCGGAGGCCCCGATCAACACCTTCTGGGACGTGAGCTCGCAAGTGCTGTTCTCGATCTCGCAAAAACTGATCCAACATCAAATCGCCAACTATACCGATGTGCTCAAGTGGCTGCGTGAAATACTCATTTGTCGCAATACTTTCCTGCAGCGGCACAAGGATTACGCCAACGTAGGCAGCCAGATTGCGATCTGTCGGCAGGCGCACATCAAGCTCGAGGTCGTGTTTTTCATGTACCTGTGGTCGGTTGATCTCGACGCCGTTATGGTGTCGCTTTCCTGCTTTGGATTGCTGTGCGAAGAAGCCGAGATCCGGTCCGGATCCGACGAGCTAACCGTTGGCTTCATTCTGCCCAACTATCACCTTTATCAGGAGCTATCGCACACCTCGGCCACACTCACCTCACCGCAGAATGTCGAATCGCGGTACAGCTTCTTCGAGCACACGCATGGTCGGGCTACACTGCAACGGAACATTATGTCGCTGCTGCGCAAGATCGAACACTGCGTCAACGGTGTGCAGCCGGCGTGGGAAGAAACGTTCCGCAACTGGAAGTTTAcgagcaagctgctgctggactaTCCGAAGGGCAAACCGGAGGAAGGACAGGCCGAAGTGTTCCACCGGAGTATGGGTAAGCGACGCGCTAGTCACCAGAGCTCGGAGCACGATCTCGAAGAGCAGATCACCGAGTGGGCCAACATGACCTGGTTCCTGCTCGCACTCGGTGGAGTTTGTTTACAGAAGCCCCGCAATCAGCGGCAGGCACAGCAAGGCTACGGTCTTCCCATCGGAACAACCGGTGGACCTTCGTTGATGCAATCGACCACCTCACTCTCTGGCTCGAGTTCGAGCTCGGGCCGTGGATCGATGCACCCGATCATGGGATCGCTTGTGTCCTCGATCGGACCGGGCACCAGCCAAGAAGTGCAGTACTGTCCGGTGACGCAGTTTATTGGCCAGCTACTACGGTTGCTGGTGTGTAATAACGAAAAGTTCGGGCCACAAATCCAGAAACACGTCAAGGAGCTGGTGGGCCAGGAGATGTCGGCCCAGCTGTACCCGATCCTGTTCGATCAGATCCGTGCCATCGTGGAGAAGTTCTTCGATCAACAGGGCCAGGTCGTGGTGACCGACATCAACACGCAGTTCATCGAGCACACGATCTACATCATGAAATCGGTACTCGATGGGCGCCAGAGCAAGGATCAGAACGATCAACCGGCCAACGCGGAACATCTGGGTGTGACGAGCATCGAGAATCTGATGCTGGCGATCGTACGCTACGTGCGGCATCTCGATATGACCGTGCACGCGATCCACATTAAAACCAAACTTTGCCAGCTGGTGGAGGTGATGATGAAACGTCGGGATGATCTGGCGTTCCGGCAGGAGATGAAGTTCCGCAACAAGCTAGTTGAGTATCTGACCGACTGGGTGATGGGTACGTCGCACCAGATAGCACCGCCCGGTTCCGGTGACGTGACGATCATTACGCGCGATCTCGATCAAGCGTGCATGGAAGCGGTCGCTGCACTGCTGCGTGGCCTTCCCTTGCAACCCGAAGAGTCAGACCGGGGTGACCTGATGGATGCCAAGAGTGCCCTGTTTCTGAAGTACTTCACTCTGTTCATGAACCTGCTGAACGATTGTGTTGATGGATCGGAAGCGGATAAGGATACGGTTAAcccaccgctgctgccaccgcgaCCGAGAGTTGCGGCCGGGAAGCTGACAGCACTGCGCAATGCAACGATTCAGGCGATGTCGAATCTACTGAGCGCCAACATCGACTCGGGGCTGATGCATTCAATCGATCTGGGCTACAATCCGGATCTGCAAACGCGAGCCGCCTTCATGGAGGTGCTGACACAGATTCTGCAGCAGGGAACCGAGTTCGATACGCTCGCCGAGTCGGTGATGGCCGATCGGTTCGAGCAACTCGTCCAGCTGGTAACGATGATCAGCGACAAAGGGGAGCTACCGATTGCGATGGCGCTCGCTTCGGTTGTGACGACCTCACAGATGGACGAGTTGGCCCGTGTGCTCGTGACGCTGTTCGATGCCAAACATCTCCTCTCGCCGCTGCTATGGAACATGTTTTACCGCGAGGTGGAGGTGTCGGACTGTATGCAGACCCTGTTCCGCGGGAACTCACTCGGCAGTAAGATTATGGCGTTCTGTTTTAAGATCTATGGCGCTAGTTATTTGCAGGGTTTGCTGGAACCCCTGATACGGCCGCTACTCGATGAACCTACCAGTAGCTTCGAGGTGGACCCGGCACGGCTCGAACCGAGCGAAGACATCGAGAACAATCGCAAGAATCTGATCGCCCTCACGCAGAAGGTGTTCGATGCGATCGTCAATTCGGCCGATCGCTTTCCACCGCAGCTACGCTCCATGTGCCACTGTCTGTATCAGGTGCTGAGCAAACGCTTCCCGAATCTGCTCCAGAACAACATCGGTGCGGTGGGTACGGTGATCTTTCTGCGCTTTATCAACCCGGCGATCGTGTCACCGCAGGAGCTCGGCATTGTCGGCAAGCAGGTGCCAACCCAGATCAAGCGCGGACTGATGCTGATGTCCAAAATCCTGCAGAACATTGCTAATCACGTGGAGTTCTCGAAGGAGCAGCACATGCTCTgctttaacgattttttgcgaGCACACTTCGAAGCCGGTCGTCGGTTCTTCATCCAGATTGCATCCGACTGTGAAACGGTCGATCAGACGTCGCATAGCATGAGTTTCATCTCCGATGCGAACGTGTTGGCGCTGCACCGGTTACTGTGGTCACACCAGGAGCGCATCGGTGACTACCTGTCGAGTAGCCGCGATCATAAGGCCGTCGGTAGGCGACCGTTCGACAAGATGGCCACCCTGCTGGCCTATCTGGGGCCACCGGAGCACAAACCGGTCGACTCGCACCTACTGTTCTCCTCGTACGCCCGCTGGAGCTCGATCGATATGTCGTCGACGAACTTCGAGGAGATCATGGTGAAGCACCAGATGCACGAGAAGGAAGAGTTCAAGACGCTGAAATCGATGAACATCTTCTACCAGGCCGGTACAAGCAAGGCGGGCAATCCGGTGTTCTACTACATCGCCCGACGGTACAAGATCGGCGAAACGAACGGTGATCTGCTGATCTACCACGTGATACTCACCCTGAAACCCTTCTGCCACTCCCCGTTCGAGGTGGTGATCGACTTTACGCACACCTGCTCCGACAACCGGTTCCGCACGGAGTTCCTGCAGAAGTGGTTCTACGTTCTGCCGGAGGTGGCGTACGAGAACCTGTACGCGGCTTACATCTACAACTGCAACTCGTGGGTGCGCGAGTACACAAAGTTCCACGATCGCATACTGGCACCGCTGAAGGGTTGCCGGAAGCTGATCTTTCTCGATTCGCCGGCCAAACTGAACGACGTGATCGATCCGGAGCAACAGAAGCTACCCGGCGCAACGCTCTCGCTGGACGAGGATTTGAAGGTGTTCAACAATGCGCTAAAGCTAAGCCACAAGGACACGAAGGTGGCCATTAAGGTCGGTCCGACGGCACTGCAGATCACTTCGGCGGAAAAGACGAAGGTACTGGCCCACTCGGTGCTGCTGAACGATGTGTACTATGCGTCGGAGATCGAGGAGGTGTGCCTGGTGGACGATAATCAGTTCACACTTTCGATCGCCAACGAAAGTTCACAGCTTAGCTTCATCCACAACGATTGCGATAATATCGTGCAGGCGATCATACACATCCGTAACCGGTGGGAGCTTAGCCAACCGGACTCGGTCACGGTCCATCAGAAGATACGACCGAAGGATGTACCCGGGACGCTGCTCAATATGGCCCTGCTGAACCTTGGCTCATCGGATCCGAATCTGCGGACGGCAGCCTACAATCAGCTGTGTGCACTGACCGCTACGTTCGATCTGAAAATCGAGGGTCAGTTGCTGGAAACGCAAGGTCTCTGCATCCCGTCGAACAACACGATCTTCATCAAATCGGTCAGCGAAACGTTGGCAACCAATGAGCCGCACTTGACGCTGGAATTCCTGGAGGAGTGCATACAGGGCTTCCAGCGGAGTACGATCGAGCTAAAGCATTTGTGTCTCGAGTATATGACGCCGTGGTTAGCGAATCTGGTGCGGTTCTGCAAGCCATCGGACGAAGGCAAACGACAGAAGCAGGTAGCGATGATACTCGAGAAGCTGATTAACCTGACGATTGAGCAGAAGGAGATGTACCCCTCGATTCAGGCGAAAATCTGGGGCTCGATCGGCCAGATCCCGGAGCTGATTGATATGGTGCTGGATAACTTCATCCACAAGTCGGTTTCGTCGGGATTGGGCTCGCCGCAGGTGGAAATTATGGCCGACACGGCCGTGGCGCTTGCCTCCGCCAATGTGCAGCTGGTGGCGAAGAAGGTGATCGGACGGTTGTGTCGCGTGATGGACAAAACGTGCCACTCGCCAACGCAGTACCTCGAGCAGCACATGATGTGGGACGACATTGCGATCCTGGCGCGCTATCTGCTCATGCTGTCGTTCAACAATTGCCTCGACGTGGCCCGCCATCTACCGTACCTGTTCCACACGGTCACGTTTCTAGTCTGCACCGGGTCGCTCTCGATGCGCGCCTCGACACACGGTCTGGTGATCAACATCATCCACTCGCTCTGTACCTGCACCAAACCGTCCTTCTCGGAGGAAACCCAACGTGTCCTGCGCCTGTCGCTCGATGAGTTCTCGCTGCCCAAGTTCTATCTGCTGTTCGGCATCAGCAAAGTGAAGTCGGCCGCGGTCACCGCGTTCCGGTCCTCCTGTCGCCATCCCAACGATCGTTGGCTTGGCAATGAACGGGTCTCTCAGGCACCGCCAGCCGATCGCGAACGCTTGGCATTGCCCTCGCTGGAGGTGATTACTGAGGCGTTGCTTGAAATCATGGAAGCGTGCATGCGTGACATTCCCGACTGTGACTGGCTGCAGACCTGGACCTCGCTGGCCAAGAGCTTCGCCTTCTGCTTTAATCCGGCCCTGCAACCGCGTGCCCTGATCGTGTTCGGTTGCATTTCGAAGAGCATCACGGATCAGGATGTGAAGCAACTGTTGCGCATTCTGGTCAAGGCACTGGAGTCGTTCAACGATATCGTCCTGCTGGAGGCGCTCGTCATGTGCTTGACGAGGTTGCAACCGCTGCTCCGTCCCGAATCACCGATCCATCGGGCCCTCTTTTGGGTGGCCGTCTCTGTGCTGCAGCTCGATGAGTCAACGCTGTACGCGGCCGGACTGGCGCTGCTCGAGCAGAACCTCCACACACTGAACTCGCAGCAACTGTTCGACAATCAGAATATTGCGGACGTGATGATGGCAACCCGGGAACCGTTGGAATGGCACTTTAAGCAGCTCGATCATGCCGTCGGTTTGTCGTTCAAGTCCAACTTCCATTTTGCGCTCGTCGGCCATCTGTTGAAGGGTTTCCGGCatccaacaccaaccaccgtcTCGCGCACATCCCGCGTtctgacgatgctgctgggcATCATCGCGAAACCCCATCGGCGGGACAAGTTCGAGGTAACACCCGACAGTGTGGCGTACTTGACGG cGCTCGTTTGTTTCTCGGAGGAGGTGCGATCGAGATGTCACGTAAAGCATACCGTACCACGGTGGCCGGTCGAGTCCGGTGGTTCGGgtgattccggttccggcagcagtagcgatcCTTCGGCACCGAACTCAGCCGGCGGTGGTCCACTGTCGGGTGGGGGTGTTCCCGGTGGTCCCAACGCCGCCGGTGGTCACGGTGTGCGGCGGCAAAAGTCCTGGGATATGCTCGATCAATCGGCCATCCAGTACGCCCGCCAATCGCACAAAGTCCAGCAACATCAG GAACGTGGCTCACGGTCGTCCGTTTCGAATGAATCTAACGTGCTGCTCGATCCGGAAGTGCTCCCGGACTCGTCGACCCAGGCACTCGTACTGACCGTCCTGGCGACGCTGGTCAAGTACACGACGGACGAGGCGGAAACGCGGGTCCTGTATCAGTACCTTGCCGAAGGCTCGATCGTATTCCCGAAGGTATTCCCGGTCAT CCACTCACTGCTCGACCAGAAGGTGAACAACGTACTGTCGGTATCGAACGATCAGATCGTGCTGGCATCGGTGCAGAGCATCATCCAGAACATGCTGGCCAGCGAggatgccagccagcaaccgtTGCATTTCCTGCAGAGCTGCGGTTTCGGTGGTCTGTGGCGCTTCGCCGGTCCCTTCACGAAG TACAACATGATGGTAGAATCGTCCGAGCTGTTTGTCAACTTCCTCGAGGCCATGGTCGAGACGTGCCTGCCGGTTGAGGAGAGCACACCGATGCCGCCGTCACCGCGCCCCTACAATCTCAGCTCCAGCCTGAGCAGCCTTACTCTCGGCTCACCGACCGATAAAG CATTCTCATCAGAATCCCTAGATCACGATGGCTTTAGTGGTAGCGTGAGCTCGCTGCGGCGGGCTTCCTGCAGTAAGGCCCGGACCACCGGCTCCAAGCACCGGTTCATTGACAGTCCGACGCACAACATTTAG